The region ATAACTATTGATGTTCGGAATATGTAAGGCGTTATCACCTTGAATATGAAAGAGCAAGAATAGTAATAAACGTGCAAGATGCACATGGAGGAAAAAGAATGAATAACGGTACAGTAAAATGGTTTAATGCGGACAAAGGCTTCGGTTTCATCGAGGTTGAAGGTGGAGACGACGTATTTGTACACTTCTCTGCAATTCAAGGTGAAGGATTCAAAACGTTGGAAGAAGGTCAATCTGTTACATT is a window of Lentibacillus daqui DNA encoding:
- a CDS encoding cold-shock protein, encoding MNNGTVKWFNADKGFGFIEVEGGDDVFVHFSAIQGEGFKTLEEGQSVTFDVEEGNRGPQAANVVKH